In Myxococcus virescens, a single genomic region encodes these proteins:
- a CDS encoding PD-(D/E)XK nuclease family protein: protein MPFRSGHTLHVFPDAGRRQAALRAMGDASGLSVGAHLLTWEEMLQALGGARELNRRPCPAVAARAVVASLGLELGPTPFGDYVREPAFARAALDVVLDLKAGRLSARELQDAVEVLPQERRTRIRVIARLYHLYEQRMAELCLADREDVLRGAREALGRGAWPVGWEGLSTLVLHGVYDVRPSGLELLLALAAACESRRVTLRVETPVGGSPAADAALTALFRAFENRGDSMTHVDLFKADVTFEGRPFIDLGRHLFSPRAPRDALKDAVPSLRVWKAATAREEARLLARDVRRLLAEGVAPGDVAVAYRELGPEAGWLAESLGELGVPVRLPWGEPLGLAGPVRLALDLPLLVEDGFPVERMAELMGSRYAPTLSRGGPDAPATLFAQAAVRDDRLGALRNRGAYDVRLDGLARRMLALSGTRKAQDSSRVHAVKVLRERCLLLVEACRRIPEEGTAVELLAAWWQVVERLGLVDSEGALAPREEGGLGARAVDARARDDAAREALRLRVLGLTRMMKAVGGGPKMRRRTFGRWLRDAMADAHLPPRGPRGAAVEVLDVAELPGRSFQHLFLAGLTEGRFPGRDAPSPLLADAERAALNKHLGRDVFRLTGGEFDERAAWRLTEDRLLFASALAAAEASVSLSFAVESAGGQEQVPSAFLEEVRRLTALKWEPRSLSPIPPLDEVLTESELRRCVALEALSQPKLRVTEPDAAASVLRRRFASEAWYAGARELSEVEMERLFFFGDPKVQPGPYSGSVDLDTQRESLRETFRFDITRPLSASALARFGNCGFQGFLSYGLKVAEPDVPGEEFDARGRGTFWHKVVEEVFAALKEKQLLGKAPEEVPDEVLDAALKAAIKDFERVHHVGHPELWKLAHERARAMARRILVDERRGLPFDAMTPENFEFRFGPAARDDKWSNVVLHAGEEPVYFEGTIDRLDMSGGEVGVIDYKSGRLNERSLKERLLTSDFQLPLYLYAARESGHKNARQAAWFSLRTGKAIRLSEVISDAELDELLSKDPEVRAKVAEKEGLNLPNAVEALVGTLRQGQFAARPQDCGTCGYRAVCRITDRRVTEDGG, encoded by the coding sequence ATGCCCTTTCGCTCTGGCCACACCCTTCACGTGTTCCCCGACGCCGGCCGGCGTCAGGCCGCGTTGCGGGCCATGGGCGACGCCAGCGGGTTGAGCGTGGGTGCGCACCTGCTGACCTGGGAGGAGATGCTGCAGGCGCTGGGCGGCGCGCGGGAGCTCAACCGGCGTCCGTGCCCGGCGGTGGCGGCGCGAGCGGTGGTGGCCTCCCTGGGATTGGAGCTGGGGCCCACGCCTTTCGGCGACTATGTGCGAGAGCCCGCTTTCGCGCGCGCCGCGCTGGACGTGGTGCTGGACCTGAAGGCCGGGCGCCTGTCCGCTCGGGAGCTACAGGACGCGGTGGAGGTCCTGCCGCAGGAGCGCAGGACGCGAATCCGCGTGATTGCGCGCCTGTACCACCTGTACGAGCAGCGGATGGCGGAGCTCTGTCTCGCGGACCGCGAGGACGTGCTGCGCGGTGCACGCGAGGCGCTGGGCCGAGGCGCGTGGCCCGTGGGGTGGGAGGGGCTGAGCACGCTCGTGCTGCACGGCGTATATGACGTGCGGCCCTCGGGGCTGGAGTTGTTGCTGGCGTTGGCGGCGGCGTGTGAGTCCCGTCGGGTGACGTTGCGTGTGGAGACGCCGGTGGGTGGCTCGCCCGCGGCGGACGCGGCGCTGACGGCGCTGTTTCGCGCCTTCGAGAACCGCGGCGATTCCATGACGCACGTGGACCTCTTCAAGGCGGACGTCACCTTCGAGGGCCGGCCCTTCATCGACCTGGGGCGCCACCTCTTTTCACCTCGGGCGCCGCGCGACGCGTTGAAGGACGCGGTGCCGTCCCTGCGCGTGTGGAAGGCGGCCACGGCAAGGGAAGAGGCGCGTCTGTTGGCGCGGGACGTGCGGCGCTTGCTGGCCGAAGGCGTGGCGCCCGGCGACGTCGCGGTGGCGTACCGCGAGCTGGGGCCCGAGGCGGGCTGGCTCGCGGAGTCGCTGGGGGAGCTGGGCGTGCCGGTGCGTCTACCCTGGGGCGAGCCGCTGGGGCTCGCTGGGCCCGTGCGTCTGGCGCTGGACCTGCCACTGCTGGTGGAGGATGGCTTCCCGGTCGAGCGCATGGCGGAGTTGATGGGCAGCCGCTATGCGCCCACCTTGTCGCGCGGTGGTCCGGACGCGCCCGCGACGCTCTTCGCCCAGGCCGCCGTGCGCGATGACCGGTTGGGCGCGCTGCGGAACCGGGGCGCCTACGACGTGCGGCTGGACGGGCTGGCCAGGCGGATGCTCGCGCTCAGCGGTACGCGCAAGGCGCAGGACAGCAGCCGCGTCCACGCCGTGAAGGTGCTGCGAGAGCGTTGCCTGCTGTTGGTGGAGGCGTGCCGCCGCATCCCCGAAGAAGGCACCGCCGTGGAGTTGCTCGCGGCGTGGTGGCAGGTGGTGGAGCGGTTGGGCCTCGTGGATTCGGAGGGCGCGTTGGCGCCGCGCGAGGAGGGTGGGTTGGGTGCGCGCGCGGTGGATGCGCGGGCTCGGGACGATGCCGCGCGCGAAGCGCTCCGCCTGCGGGTGCTGGGCCTGACGCGGATGATGAAGGCGGTGGGCGGCGGACCGAAGATGCGCCGCCGGACGTTTGGCCGCTGGCTGCGTGACGCGATGGCGGATGCGCACCTTCCTCCGCGCGGGCCCCGTGGCGCCGCCGTCGAGGTGCTCGACGTGGCCGAGTTGCCGGGCCGTTCCTTCCAGCACCTCTTCCTCGCGGGGCTGACCGAAGGCCGCTTCCCCGGGCGTGACGCACCGTCTCCGTTGCTGGCGGACGCGGAGCGCGCCGCGCTCAACAAGCATCTGGGCCGTGACGTCTTCCGGCTCACGGGCGGCGAGTTCGACGAGCGCGCGGCGTGGCGCCTCACCGAGGACCGCCTGCTGTTCGCCAGCGCACTTGCCGCCGCCGAGGCGAGCGTCAGCCTGTCCTTCGCGGTGGAGTCCGCGGGCGGTCAGGAGCAGGTGCCATCGGCGTTCCTGGAAGAGGTGCGCCGGCTCACCGCGCTGAAGTGGGAGCCGCGCTCGCTGTCTCCCATTCCACCGCTGGACGAGGTGCTCACCGAGTCCGAGCTGCGTCGCTGCGTGGCGCTGGAAGCCCTGTCCCAGCCCAAGCTGCGGGTCACCGAGCCCGACGCCGCTGCCTCGGTGCTCCGGCGCCGCTTCGCGTCCGAGGCCTGGTACGCGGGGGCGCGCGAGCTGTCCGAAGTGGAGATGGAGCGCCTGTTCTTCTTCGGCGATCCGAAAGTGCAGCCCGGCCCGTACTCCGGCTCGGTGGACCTCGACACGCAGCGCGAGTCCCTGCGCGAGACGTTCCGCTTCGACATCACCCGGCCGCTCTCCGCGTCGGCGCTGGCGCGCTTCGGCAACTGCGGCTTCCAGGGCTTCCTCTCGTATGGCCTGAAGGTGGCCGAACCAGACGTGCCGGGCGAGGAGTTCGACGCCCGGGGCCGTGGCACCTTCTGGCACAAGGTGGTGGAGGAGGTCTTCGCGGCCCTGAAGGAGAAGCAGTTGTTGGGCAAGGCGCCGGAGGAGGTTCCGGACGAGGTGCTGGACGCCGCGCTCAAGGCCGCCATCAAGGACTTCGAGCGCGTGCACCACGTGGGGCATCCGGAGCTGTGGAAGCTGGCGCACGAGCGGGCCCGAGCGATGGCTCGCCGCATCCTCGTGGACGAGCGACGCGGCCTGCCGTTCGACGCGATGACGCCGGAGAACTTCGAGTTCCGCTTCGGCCCGGCCGCCCGTGACGACAAGTGGAGCAACGTCGTGCTGCACGCGGGTGAGGAGCCCGTGTACTTCGAGGGCACCATCGATCGGCTCGACATGTCGGGCGGGGAGGTGGGCGTCATCGACTACAAGTCGGGTCGGCTGAACGAACGCTCGCTGAAGGAGCGGTTGCTGACGTCGGACTTCCAACTCCCGCTGTACCTCTACGCGGCGCGCGAGAGTGGCCACAAGAACGCACGACAGGCCGCGTGGTTCTCCCTGCGCACGGGCAAGGCCATCCGCCTGTCCGAGGTCATCTCCGACGCGGAGCTGGACGAGCTGCTGTCGAAGGACCCCGAGGTCCGCGCGAAGGTCGCGGAGAAGGAGGGCCTCAACCTGCCCAACGCGGTGGAGGCGCTGGTGGGCACGCTGCGGCAGGGCCAGTTCGCCGCGCGGCCGCAGGACTGCGGGACGTGTGGCTATCGCGCGGTGTGCCGGATTACGGACAGGCGCGTCACGGAGGACGGTGGATGA